In a genomic window of Telopea speciosissima isolate NSW1024214 ecotype Mountain lineage chromosome 5, Tspe_v1, whole genome shotgun sequence:
- the LOC122661255 gene encoding thiosulfate sulfurtransferase 18-like, whose protein sequence is MDMKSVIILAGILLCCTAEAIVSIDVHKAKDLLQLGYRYIDVRPAEEFKEGHIDFENILNIPYTLITPEGRVKNPQFLKQVSSAYSKDDNLVVGCRLGIRSVQATTDLESAGFKHVNNMEGGYKAWIENGFGVKKPHEEL, encoded by the exons ATGGATATGAAATCGGTCATAATTCTTGCTGGGATTCTTCTATGTTGTACTGCGGAAGCCATTGTGTCCATTGACGTCCATAAGGCCAAGGATCTCCTTCAATTGGGTTATCGTTACATTGATGTTAG GCCTGCAGAAGAATTTAAAGAAGGTCATATAGATTTTGAGAATATCTTGAACATTCCTTACACGCTCATCACTCCAGAAG GAAGAGTGAAGAATCCCCAATTTTTGAAGCAGGTCTCATCCGCTTACAGCAAAGATGATAATCTCGTAGTG GGTTGTAGACTTGGGATCAGATCAGTTCAAGCAACCACAGATCTTGAGAGCGCT GGTTTTAAGCATGTGAACAACATGGAAGGAGGATATAAAGCTTGGATAGAGAATGGCTTTGGTGTGAAGAAACCACATGAGGAGCTGTGA
- the LOC122661254 gene encoding receptor homology region, transmembrane domain- and RING domain-containing protein 1 — MKHALLLAPQTLVGCLVFLCYGVRVSSGIVHIRGKPISISFVDAPARFAVGVNRSGICGALHVADPLDACSSLRNGVDSEANDKVRFALIVRGNCSFEDKVRNAQDGGFRAAIVYDDRDRKNLVSMIGNPEGIWVHAVFVSKVAGETLKKLARGEEGECCIRSLLEETAWTVLVISFISLTVIVSVLATFFFTRNQRVYRQGTYQRSPSIDSKIVEDLPSFTFYSACSSDCRMGVTCAICLEDYRDGETLRVLPCRHEFHTNCVDSWLTKWGTVCPVCKYDMSPNMGD; from the exons atgaagcaCGCGCTTCTACTCGCTCCCCAAACCCTTGTTGGATGTCTAGTCTTTCTCTGCTATGGTGTTCGAGTTTCTTCTGGTATTGTTCATATCAGAGGAAAACCAATTTCCATTTCCTTCGTCGATGCTCCGGCTAGATTTG CTGTTGGTGTCAACAGGTCTGGTATTTGTGGAGCTTTACATGTGGCAGATCCTCTGGATGCATGTTCTTCGCTTAGGAATGGCGTGGATTCCGAAGCAAACGATAAGGTACGTTTTGCTCTGATTGTTAGAGGTAACTGCTCTTTCGAGGATAAAGTCCGGAACGCTCAAGACGGCGGCTTTCGTGCTGCAATTGTGTATGATGATCGAGACAGGAAGAATTTGGTTTCAA TGATTGGAAACCCTGAAGGTATATGGGTGCATGCAGTCTTTGTGTCAAAGGTGGCAGGTGAAACTTTAAAGAAGCTTGCTCGAGGTGAAGAAGGAGAGTGTTGCATCAGGTCTTTGTTAGAGGAAACAGCCTGGACTGTGTTGGTAATTTCCTTCATCTCTCTTACTGTCATAGTATCTGTCCTTGCCACATTCTTCTTTACTCGGAATCAACGTGTGTACCGTCAAGGCACATACCAGCGTTCTCCAAGTATAGATAGTAAGATAGTGGAAGATCTTCCGTCCTTCACATTTTACAGTGCTTGTTCAAGTGACTGCCGCATGGGAGTAACTTGTGCTATTTGTCTTGAAGACTACAGAGATGGTGAAACTCTGAGGGTTCTTCCTTGTCGGCATG AATTTCACACAAACTGTGTAGACTCATGGCTAACCAAGTGGGGGACAGTCTGCCCGGTGTGCAAGTATGACATGAGCCCAAACATGGGGGACTAA